In Oryza brachyantha chromosome 1, ObraRS2, whole genome shotgun sequence, the following are encoded in one genomic region:
- the LOC102721892 gene encoding glutamate synthase 1 [NADH], chloroplastic isoform X2 yields the protein MRILGHNGEINTLKGNKNWMKAREGLLKCEKLGLSKDQFLKILPIVDATSSDSGAFDGVLELLIRGGRSLPEAVMMMIPEAWQNDVNMETEKKALYEFLSALMEPWDGPALISFTDGRYLGATLDRNGLRPGRFYVTHSGRVVMGSEVGVVDVPPKDVLRKGRLNPGMMLLVDFENHTVVDDEALKAQYSKAHPYGEWLKRQKIYLKDIVESVPETERVAPSIPGSFTHANEKKEYAGVNGILTPLKAFGYTVEALEMLLLPMAKEGVEALGSMGNDTPLAVMSNREKLTFEYFKQMFAQVTNPPIDPIREKIVTSMECMIGPEGDLLETTEKQCNRLALEGPLVSVDEMEAIKKMNYRGWRSKVLDITYPKKSGRKGLEETLERICTEAREAIKKGYTILVLSDRGFSSDRVAVSSLLAVGAVHHHLVDNLERTRVGLLVESAEPREVHHFCTLVGFGADAVCPYLAIEAIWCLQNDGKIPPNSDGKPYSKEELVKKYFYASNYGMMKVLAKMGISTLASYKGAQIFEALGLSSEVIRKCFNGTPSRIEGATFEMLARDALRLHELAFPSRTPPPGSADAKALPNPGDYHWRKNGEVHLNDPLAMAKLQEAARVNSRAAYKEYSRRIQELNKTCNLRGMLKFKDTTDTISLDEVEPASEIVKRFCTGAMSYGSISLEAHTALAMAMNKLGGKSNTGEGGEQPSRMEPLADGSMNPKRSAIKQVASGRFGVSSYYLTNADELQIKMAQGAKPGEGGELPGHKVIGDIAVTRHSTAGVGLISPPPHHDIYSIEDLAQLIHDLKNSNPRARISVKLVSEAGVGVVASGVVKGHADHVLISGHDGGTGASRWTGIKNAGLPWELGLAETHQTLVANGLRGRAILQTDGQLKTGKDVAVACLLGAEEFGFSTAPLITLGCIMMRKCHTNTCPVGIATQDPVLREKFAGEPEHVINFFFMLAEELREIMSQLGFRTINEMVGRSDMLEVDPEVVKSNEKLENIDLSLILKPASEIRPGAAQYCVEKQDHGLDMALDNKLIALSKAALEKEVRVFIETPIQNTNRAVGTMLSHEVTKRYHMKGLPTGTIHVKLAGSAGQSLGAFLCPGITLELEGDSNDYVGKGLSGGKVVVYPPRDSTFIPEDNIVIGNVALYGATKGEAYFNGMAAERFCVRNSGAQAVVEGIGDHGCEYMTGGTVVILGKTGRNFAAGMSGGIAYVYDIDGKFSVRCNCELVDLYHVEEDEDITTLKMMIEQHRLNTGSVVARDILSNFDTLLSKFVKVFPRDYKRVLESMEAEKAAAKLAKEPKISNGVSVTTKKVQPEQSTNRPTRVSNAKKYRGFISYERESISYRDPNERVKDWKEVAIESVPGPLLNTQSARCMDCGTPFCHQESSGAGCPLGNKIPEFNELVHQNRWREALDRLLETNNFPEFTGRVCPAPCEGSCVLGIIENPVSIKSIECAIIDKGFEEGWMVPRPPLQRTGKKVAIIGSGPAGLAAADQLNKMGHFVTVFERADRIGGLMMYGVPNMKTDKIEIVQRRVNLMAEEGITFVVNAHVGSDPLYSIERLRSENDAVILACGATKPRDLGIPGRELSGVHFAMEFLHANTKSLLDSNLEDGRYISAKGKKVVVIGGGDTGTDCIGTSIRHGCTSIVNLELLTKPPSKRAADNPWPQWPRIFRVDYGHQEASSKFGNDPRTYEVLTKRFIGDENGNVKALEVVRVKWEKVDGRFQFKEIEGSAEIIDADLVLLAMGFLGPEATIAEKLGLEKDDRSNFKAQFGNFATSVDGIFAAGDCRRGQSLVVWAITEGRQAAAAVDKYLSRNEQDAAEDITPSGAGFVQPVAA from the exons ATGCGTATATTAGGTCATAATGGAGAGATCAATACCCTCAAGGGGAACAAGAATTG GATGAAAGCACGAGAAGGTCTCTTAAAGTGTGAGAAGCTTGGCCTGTCAAAggatcaatttttaaaaattctacCAATTGTGGATGCTACTTCCTCTGATTCAG GTGCTTTTGATGGTGTTCTTGAGCTTCTTATCCGTGGTGGAAGAAGCCTTCCAGAAgctgtgatgatgatgataccTGAGGCATGGCAGAACGATGTGAATATGGAAACTGAGAAGAAAGCTCTCTATGAGTTCTTGTCTGCCCTTATGGAGCCTTGGGATGGACCTGCTCTAATATCTT TTACTGATGGTCGCTACCTTGGGGCCACCCTGGATCGCAATGGGTTGAGGCCTGGTCGATTTTATGTGACACACAGTGGACGTGTAGTCATGGGAAGTGAAGTTGGTGTTGTTGATGTTCCTCCGAAAGATGTGTTGAGAAAGGGTAGACTAAACCCTGGAATGATGCTGTTGGTTGATTTCGAGAACCACACTGTAGTGGATGATGAAGCATTGAAGGCACAGTACTCTAAAGCTCACCCATATGGGGAGTGGCTCAAGAGACAAAAGATATACCTGAAAGACATTGTAGAATCTGTGCCAGAAACTGAGAGAGTTGCTCCAAGCATTCCTGGCTCATTCACA CATGCGAATGAGAAAAAGGAATATGCAGGCGTCAATGGAATTTTAACTCCACTGAAAGCCTTTGG ATACACAGTGGAAGCCCTTGAAATGCTGCTTCTCCCGATGGCTAAAGAAGGAGTGGAAGCTCTTGGATCCATGGGAAATGACACACCCTTGGCAGTCATGTCAAACAGGGAGAAGTTGACTTTTGAGTACTTCAAGCAGATGTTTGCACAAGTTACAAACCCGCCAATCGACCCAATTAGGGAGAAAATTGTTACATCTATGGAGTGCATGATTGGCCCAGAAGGTGACTTGTTAGAAACAACAGAAAAGCAATGCAATCGCCTTGCACTTGAGGGTCCGTTGGTGTCTGTTGATGAAATGGAGGCTATCAAGAAGATGAACTACCGTGGTTGGCGAAGCAAGGTGCTCGACATAACTTATCCAAAGAAGTCTGGAAGGAAGGGTTTGGAAGAAACTTTGGAAAGAATTTGCACAGAAGCTCGGGAAGCTATAAAGAAGGGCTACACTATTTTAGTTCTCTCAGATAGAG GATTCTCCTCAGACCGTGTTGCTGTCAGCTCACTCTTAGCTGTTGGTGCGGTACATCATCATCTTGTTGACAATCTTGAGAGGACACGTGTAGGTTTGTTGGTGGAGTCCGCTGAACCTCGTGAAGTGCATCACTTCTGCACCCTTGTTGGGTTTGGTGCTGATGCTGTGTGCCCTTATTTGGCTATCGAAGCAATTTGGTGCTTGCAGAATGATGGAAAGATTCCTCCTAACAGTGATGGGAAACCCTACTCAAAGGAAGAACTTGTCAAGAAATATTTCTATGCTTCCAACTATGGAATGATGAAAGTTCTTGCAAAGATGGGAATATCCACCCTTGCATCTTATAAAGGTGCACAGATTTTTGAAGCTCTTGGCCTGTCTTCTGAAGTCATCCGTAAGTGTTTTAATGGTACACCTAGCCGAATTGAAGGTGCCACTTTTGAAATGCTCGCACGTGATGCTCTACGTCTCCATGAGTTAGCATTTCCATCAAGAACACCTCCACCAGGAAGTGCAGATGCAAAGGCCCTTCCTAATCCAGGGGACTACCACTGGAGGaaaaatggtgaagttcacCTCAATGATCCCCTCGCAATGGCAAAACTACAAGAAGCTGCTAGAGTGAACAGCCGGGCAGCATACAAAGAATATTCTAGGCGAATTCAGGAACTCAACAAAACCTGCAATTTGCGTGGTatgcttaaatttaaagatactACCGACACGATTTCTTTGGACGAGGTTGAACCTGCAAGTGAGATTGTTAAACGCTTTTGTACTGGTGCAATGAGTTATGGATCTATTTCGTTGGAAGCACATACTGCCCTTGCTATGGCCATGAACAAACTTGGAGGAAAATCTAATACAG GTGAGGGAGGTGAACAGCCTTCTCGTATGGAACCGCTTGCTGATGGTTCAATGAATCCAAAAAGAAGTGCAATCAAGCAAGTTGCCAGTGGAAGATTTGGCGTTTCTAGCTATTATCTGACTAACGCAGATGAATTGCAGATAAAAATGGCTCAG GGTGCTAAGCCTGGTGAAGGTGGTGAGCTTCCAGGACACAAGGTTATCGGTGACATTGCAGTTACAAGACATTCTACTGCTGGTGTTGGACTGATTAGCCCACCGCCTCACCACGATATATATTCTATTGAGGATCTTGCACAACTCATCCATGACCTTAAG AATTCAAATCCTAGAGCTCGCATAAGCGTAAAGCTAGTTTCTGAGGCTGGTGTTGGAGTTGTTGCTAGTGGTGTTGTAAAGGGACATGCAGACCATGTTCTTATTTCTGGCCATGATGGAGGCACGGGAGCTTCAAGGTGGACAGGTATTAAAAATGCTGGCCTCCCATGGGAACTTGGGTTGGCTGAGACACATCAAACTCTAGTGGCAAATGGGCTTCGTGGCCGAGCTATTTTGCAAACTGATGGGCAGTTAAAAACTGGAAAAGATGTAGCTGTTGCTTGCCTACTTGGTGCAGAAGAATTTGGTTTCAGTACTGCTCCATTGATCACACTTGGTTGCATCATGATGCGTAAGTGCCATACCAACACTTGCCCTGTTGGTATAGCTACTCAAGACCCAGTGCTACGAGAAAAGTTTGCTGGAGAACCAGAGCATGTTATCAACTTCTTCTTCATGCTTGCTGAGGAGCTAAGAGAAATCATGTCTCAGCTTGGCTTCCGCACGATTAATGAAATGGTTGGGCGCTCTGACATGCTTGAGGTTGATCCAGAAGTGGTGAAGAGCAACGAGAAACTTGAGAACATTGATCTCTCATTAATTTTGAAACCAGCTTCAGAGATTCGTCCTGGGGCTGCTCAGTACTGTGTTGAAAAGCAAGATCATGGTCTTGACATGGCACTAGATAACAAACTCATAGCTTTATCAAAAGCTGCACTAGAGAAGGAGGTCCGTGTTTTCATTGAGACTCCAATTCAGAACACTAATCGAGCAGTAGGCACTATGCTTAGTCATGAGGTCACAAAGCGTTATCACATGAAGGGATTACCCACAGGTACAATTCATGTGAAGCTCGCGGGAAGTGCTGGTCAAAGTCTTGGCGCTTTTCTTTGCCCTGGAATAACCCTTGAGCTTGAAGGAGACAGCAATGATTATGTCGGTAAAGGATTGTCTGGAGGAAAAGTTGTTGTCTACCCACCAAGAGATAGTACATTTATTCCAGAGGACAATATTGTCATTGGTAATGTGGCTCTATATGGTGCTACAAAAGGAGAGGCATATTTCAATGGAATGGCTGCAGAAAGGTTTTGTGTACGCAATTCAGGTGCTCAGGCTGTGGTTGAAGGAATTGGTGACCATGGCTGTGAGTACATGACAGGAGGTACTGTGGTTATCCTTGGTAAAACAGGAAGAAACTTTGCTGCTGGGATGAGTGGAGGCATTGCTTATGTCTATGATATTGATGGGAAATTCAGTGTCCGCTGCAACTGTGAGTTAGTTGACCTCTATCATGTGGAGGAAGATGAAGACATTACCACATTGAAAATGATGATAGAACAGCATCGTCTTAACACCGGGAGTGTTGTGGCCAGAGATATACTCTCTAATTTTGATACTCttctttcaaaatttgtcAAGGTATTCCCAAGAGACTATAAGAGGGTTTTGGAAAGTATGGAGGCTGAAAAGGCTGCTGCTAAGCTTGCAAAGGAACCAAAGATTTCAAATGGTGTCTCTGTAACAACTAAG AAAGTGCAACCTGAGCAATCAACAAACCGACCAACACGTGTTTCCAATGCCAAAAAGTACCGAGGTTTCATATCATATGAGCGAGAGAGTATTTCTTATCGGGATCCAAATGAACGTGTAAAAGATTGGAAGGAAGTTGCAATTGAATCAGTGCCAGGGCCTCTACTGAACACACAGTCTGCTCGCTGCATGGATTGTGGCACTCCTTTCTGTCATCAG GAAAGCTCTGGTGCTGGTTGCCCTCTTGGGAATAAGATCCCAGAGTTCAATGAGCTAGTTCACCAGAACAGATGGCGTGAAGCACTGGATCGTCTACTAGAGACGAACAACTTCCCTGAATTTACTGGAAGAGTATGTCCTGCTCCCTGTGAGGGATCATGTGTTCTTGGCATTATCGAAAATCCAGTATCTATCAAAAGCATAGAATGTGCGATTATAGACAAAGGTTTTGAAGAGGGCTGGATGGTACCACGGCCTCCACTCCAAAGAACAGG AAAAAAGGTTGCCATCATTGGAAGTGGTCCAGCCGGTTTGGCTGCTGCAGATCAGCTAAACAAAATGGGCCATTTTGTTACTGTGTTTGAACGTGCTGATCGTATTGGTGGTCTGATGATGTATGGAGTGCCAAACATGAAGACAGACAAGATTGAAATTGTGCAACGCCGTGTCAATTTAATGGCTGAAGAGGGCATCACATTTGTCGTGAATGCTCATGTAGGTAGTGATCCTTTGTATTCAATTGAGCGCCTCCGTTCTGAGAATGATGCGGTCATTTTGGCTTGTGGAGCTACTAAACCAAG GGACCTAGGTATTCCTGGGCGTGAGTTATCAGGAGTTCATTTTGCCATGGAGTTCCTCCATGCAAATACGAAAAGTTTACTTGACAGCAACTTGGAGGATGGTAGATACATATCTGCAAAGGGGAAGAAGGTTGTGGTTATCGGTGGTGGTGACACAGGCACAGATTGCATCGGTACATCTATTCGTCATGGTTGCACTAGCATTGTAAATCTTGAACTTCTTACCAAGCCACCAAGCAAGAGAGCAGCTGATAACCCATGGCCACAG TGGCCTAGAATCTTCCGTGTTGACTATGGGCACCAGGAAGCATCTAGCAAGTTTGGAAACGATCCAAGAACTTACGAAGTCCTGACCAAGCGTTTTATTGGTGATGAAAATGGAAACGTGAAGGCCCTTGAGGTAGTCCGGGTCAAGTGGGAGAAAGTCGATGGGAGATTCCAGTTCAAAGAAATCGAAGGCTCAGCAGAGATCATTGATGCTGATCTTGTCCTCCTAGCTATGGGATTCCTTGGCCCCGAAGCG ACTATCGCTGAGAAACTGGGTTTGGAGAAAGACGACCGGTCTAACTTCAAAGCTCAATTTGGAAACTTTGCAACCAGCGTGGATGGCATTTTTGCTGCTGGGGACTGCAGACGTGGGCAATCACTTGTTGTTTGGGCCATCACCGAGGGGCGGCAAGCTGCTGCAGCTGTAGACAAGTACTTGTCAAGGAATGAACAAGATGCCGCAGAAGACATAACTCCCTCGGGTGCAGGTTTTGTGCAGCCTGTTGCTGCATAA